A part of Amphiprion ocellaris isolate individual 3 ecotype Okinawa chromosome 16, ASM2253959v1, whole genome shotgun sequence genomic DNA contains:
- the mlh1 gene encoding DNA mismatch repair protein Mlh1, with the protein MAGVIRRLDETVVNRIAAGEVIQRPANAVKEMIENCLDAKSTSIQVTVKDGGLKLLQIQDNGTGIRKEDMEIVCERFTTSKLQTFEDLSAIATYGFRGEALASISHVAHVTITTKTADAKCAYRANYSDGKLKGPPKLCAGNQGTQILVEDLFYNVSTRRKALKSPSDEYSRIVEVVSRYAIHNSGKSFSVKKQGETVADVRTLPNASVVDNIRGVFGNAVSRELIEVGCEDQKLAYKMKGYISNANYSVKKCILILFINHRLVESSALKKAIETVYAAYLPKNTHPFLYLSLEIAPQNVDVNVHPTKHEVHFLHEDSVIESVQKHIESKLLGSNSSRTYFTQTLLPGLSVSGGTEVKASSTTAESTERVYAHQMVRTDSRAQKLDAFLQPKEKSPPDPEPAGPSRKDSVTKTVQPDVTEMDDADLLEALDQQEAEVPKGKEENSVAPHDIQRKRPRKEQEDEGEDPTVAATPERRVIKLTSIKDLRAEISENTHKGLQEMLQNHSFVGCVNPQWTLIQHHTKLYLLNTTKLSQELFYQILIYDFGNFGVLRLSTPAPLYDLAMLALDSEESGWTEDDGPKEGLAQYIVDFLKKKAEMLEDYFSVEIDQEGNLTGLPLLLDKYTPVMEGLPMFILRLATEVNWDNEKDCFRDFSKECSMFYSIRKQYILEAEPGEEQDAEVNCWRWKVEHVIFKAFRSLFSPPKDFSEDGSVLQIANLPDLYKVFERC; encoded by the exons ATGGCGGGAGTTATCCGGAGGCTCGACGAGACTGTTGTCAACCGGATTGCTGCAGGAGAAGTTATCCAGCGTCCTGCCAACGCCGTCAAAGAAATGATTGAAAACTG TTTGGATGCCAAGTCCACCAGCATTCAGGTGACGGTGAAAGACGGCggactgaagctgctgcagattcaAGACAACGGCACCGGGATCAGG AAAGAGGATATGGAAATCGTTTGTGAAAGGTTCACCACCAGCAAACTCCAGACTTTTGAGGACCTCTCAGCTATAGCAACCTATGGATTCAGAGGAGAG GCCCTCGCTAGTATCAGCCATGTTGCCCATGTAACCATAACAACTAAAACAGCTGATGCCAAGTGTGCTTACAG AGCAAACTACAGCGACGGCAAATTAAAAGGCCCTCCCAAACTGTGTGCTGGCAACCAGGGAACACAGATTCTT GTGGAGGACCTTTTCTATAACGTGTCCACAAGGAGGAAAGCTTTAAAGAGCCCGAGTGATGAGTACTCCAGGATTGTAGAAGTGGTCAGCAG GTACGCCATACACAACTCAGGAAAAAGTTTCTCTGTCAAAAAG CAAGGCGAGACTGTTGCAGATGTGAGAACTCTACCCAATGCATCTGTAGTGGATAATATAAGAGGAGTTTTTGGCAATGCAGTCAGCAG GGAGCTGATCGAAGTTGGCTGTGAAGATCAGAAGCTTGCTTATAAGATGAAAGGCTACATCTCAAACGCAAACTACTCAGTCAAGAAATGCATCCTGATTCTCTTCATCAACC ATCGCCTGGTGGAGTCGAGTGCTTTGAAGAAAGCAATTGAGACCGTTTACGCTGCATACCTTCCCAAGAACACACACCCCTTTCTGTACCTCAG TTTGGAAATCGCTCCGCAGAATGTAGACGTGAATGTTCATCCCACAAAGCATGAGGTGCATTTCTTGCACGAGGACAGTGTCATTGAGAGTGTTCAGAAGCACATCGAGAGCAAACTTCTGGGCTCCAACTCCTCACGTACATATTTCACTCAG ACGCTGCTGCCAGGGCTGTCCGTCTCAGGTGGCACCGAGGTCAAGGCCTCCAGCACCACAGCAGAGTCTACTGAGCGAGTCTACGCACATCAGATGGTGAGGACCGACAGTCGTGCACAGAAGCTGGACGCTTTCCTTCAACCAAAAGAGAAGTCACCTCCTGACCCTGAGCCAGCTGGCCCCAGCAGGAAGGACTCTGTGACCAAAACAGTCCAGCCGGATGTCACAGAGATGGACGATGCAGACCTGCTGGAGGCTCTTGATCAGCAGGAAGCAGAGGTGCCAAAAGGCAAGGAAGAAAACAGTGTCGCTCCTCACGATATTCAAAG GAAGCGACCgaggaaggagcaggaggacgaagGCGAGGACCCGACGGTTGCAGCTACACCCGAGAGACGAGTGATCAAGCTGACCAGCATCAAAGACCTGAGAGCTGAGATCtctgagaacacacacaaag GTCTTCAAGAAATGCTGCAGAACCACTCTTTTGTGGGCTGCGTCAATCCCCAGTGGACTCTGATCCAACATCACACCAAACTGTACCTGCTCAACACCACCAAACTCAG CCAGGAGCTCTTCTACCAAATACTCATTTATGACTTTGGGAACTTTGGTGTATTGAGACTCTCT ACACCTGCTCCACTTTATGACTTGGCCATGCTGGCTTTGGACTCCGAGGAGAGCGGCTGGACAGAAGACGACGGTCCTAAAGAAGGCCTGGCTCAGTACATTGTGGACTTTCTGAAGAAGAAAGCTGAGATGCTGGAGGACTATTTCTCTGTGGAGATCGACCAG GAAGGAAATCTAACAGGACTTCCACTACTCCTGGACAAATACACCCCTGTAATGGAAGGTCTCCCAATGTTCATCCTACGCCTGGCCACTGAG GTGAACTGGGACAATGAGAAGGACTGCTTCAGAGACTTCAGCAAGGAGTGCAGCATGTTCTACTCCATCAGGAAGCAGTACATCCTGGAGGCTGAGCCAGGAGAGGAGCAG GATGCTGAGGTGAACTGTTGGCGTTGGAAAGTCGAGCACGTCATCTTCAAAGCATTCCGGAGCCTCTTCAGTCCTCCAAAGGACTTCAGTGAGGATGGCAGCGTGCTGCAGATCGCCAACCTGCCTGATCTCTATAAAGTGTTTGAGAGGTGCTGA